The following are encoded together in the Thalassolituus oleivorans MIL-1 genome:
- a CDS encoding YjgN family protein, with the protein MTNPINGASIASAPSLPVQFSATKFGYFKLWHVNLLLSIVTLGIYSAWAKVRNTQYLYGHTQVDGHRLAYLATPLQILRGRFIAVIAFVALSTIANFFPIAGLILYGVLLLALPWLIIQGIRFTLHMTAYRNIRFSFTGTYTDALINFIVLPILSIFTLYLAMPWVMRRIQLFMMNNITFGGEKFSLNTSTGQYYLAALAAFLLSIAVIAIGATLIFSGVDFTAFKSEDPKASKQLILSIFLPLYGLMFLTGYLSMALFNAMIRNHVVNNLQVENVARFSSSVKVIPYMWLTVSNAIILIFTIGLGHPIALIRKLDYLSKCTQVQVLPKMNELINTVGITDSAFGEEAAGLFDADVSLI; encoded by the coding sequence ATGACAAATCCGATAAATGGGGCAAGCATTGCGTCTGCCCCATCACTTCCTGTGCAATTTTCTGCGACTAAATTTGGCTACTTTAAACTGTGGCATGTCAATTTACTGCTCTCGATAGTAACGCTAGGTATCTACAGCGCATGGGCGAAAGTACGCAATACTCAGTACCTTTACGGGCACACTCAGGTTGATGGGCATCGTTTAGCTTACCTAGCAACACCATTGCAAATTCTTAGAGGCCGCTTTATTGCGGTTATCGCTTTTGTTGCCCTAAGCACAATCGCTAACTTTTTTCCGATAGCTGGCCTAATTTTATACGGCGTATTATTACTCGCCCTCCCGTGGCTAATCATTCAAGGCATTCGCTTCACACTTCATATGACGGCCTATCGTAATATTCGCTTCTCTTTTACTGGAACTTATACCGATGCGCTCATTAACTTCATTGTGTTACCGATTTTATCGATATTCACCTTGTATTTAGCGATGCCTTGGGTAATGCGCCGCATTCAATTATTTATGATGAACAATATTACCTTCGGCGGTGAGAAGTTCAGTCTTAACACCAGTACAGGACAGTACTATCTGGCGGCACTGGCAGCTTTCTTATTGAGTATCGCGGTCATTGCCATCGGGGCAACACTAATCTTTTCTGGCGTCGATTTCACCGCATTCAAAAGCGAAGACCCAAAAGCTTCTAAGCAGCTCATACTTTCCATCTTCTTGCCACTTTACGGCCTTATGTTTTTAACTGGCTATTTATCAATGGCGTTGTTTAACGCCATGATTCGCAACCATGTAGTGAATAACTTACAAGTTGAAAACGTCGCTCGTTTTTCGTCCTCGGTTAAAGTTATTCCTTACATGTGGTTGACCGTATCAAATGCAATCATCTTAATATTCACTATCGGCCTAGGACACCCAATCGCTCTGATACGTAAATTGGACTATTTATCGAAGTGCACCCAAGTGCAAGTTCTGCCTAAGATGAACGAACTGATTAATACTGTTGGTATTACTGATAGTGCATTTGGCGAAGAAGCTGCTGGATTGTTCGATGCAGACGTTTCATTGATTTAA
- a CDS encoding M48 family metallopeptidase, translating to MRTLTGLYLLAGESASQQTRLTLLDNGDIRLHKLLDDAPIRSATADSVSLGSAIPGLPVDLIFADKATFTPDDVYFRWPSLSQGSRFIEWLESHIVAIIAATILVPIIFWWIITRAVPTTTALVVPHLPTGVADVLGEHTLTLLDKSMFDDTSISDEQQASINDLWFAVINPLPLAHPHYQLLFRDSAIGANAIALPDGTVVVTDDLITLLTDKPNALKAVLLHEIGHIEYRHSLQMITQSTITAVIYTMLAGDIDGAGEAVIGAGVGLLQNAYSRDMEAEADNFAFNHAPDIGISANDFAIAMRSLAASHGVDPEADSDDYSWEELLHTHPDIKERIDRAENAAALESKP from the coding sequence ATGAGAACGTTAACCGGACTATATTTGTTGGCTGGCGAGTCCGCTAGTCAACAAACGCGACTTACTCTGCTAGATAACGGCGACATCAGGTTACACAAACTATTAGATGATGCGCCGATTCGATCCGCAACGGCTGATTCAGTTAGCCTTGGCAGTGCGATTCCTGGCCTTCCCGTAGATCTAATTTTTGCAGATAAGGCAACTTTTACACCCGACGATGTATATTTTCGCTGGCCATCATTGAGCCAAGGGTCGCGCTTCATTGAATGGTTGGAATCACACATAGTCGCAATCATTGCCGCGACAATTCTGGTACCAATTATTTTTTGGTGGATTATCACCCGCGCAGTTCCAACGACAACCGCACTTGTTGTACCCCACTTACCTACCGGTGTCGCAGACGTTTTAGGTGAGCATACCCTAACCCTTTTAGACAAAAGCATGTTCGATGACACCTCGATAAGCGACGAGCAGCAAGCGAGCATCAATGACTTATGGTTTGCCGTAATCAATCCATTGCCTCTAGCACACCCACACTATCAACTATTATTTAGAGATAGCGCTATCGGTGCCAACGCAATTGCTCTTCCTGATGGTACTGTGGTTGTAACCGACGATTTAATTACCTTACTAACCGACAAACCAAATGCACTAAAAGCCGTGCTATTGCATGAAATTGGTCATATTGAATATCGACATAGCCTGCAAATGATCACCCAAAGCACGATTACCGCTGTTATATATACCATGCTGGCTGGTGACATTGATGGTGCCGGAGAGGCCGTGATCGGTGCGGGCGTAGGTTTATTACAAAATGCTTATAGTCGCGACATGGAAGCTGAAGCCGATAACTTTGCATTCAACCACGCACCAGATATTGGTATTTCTGCGAATGATTTCGCTATAGCCATGCGATCACTCGCGGCATCCCATGGTGTTGATCCAGAAGCCGACAGCGATGATTATAGCTGGGAGGAACTACTGCATACCCACCCAGATATAAAAGAACGAATAGATCGTGCCGAAAACGCAGCGGCACTTGAGTCTAAGCCTTAA
- a CDS encoding TIGR04219 family outer membrane beta-barrel protein yields MKKTAIAAFIVALAPVASHADLLFTVGAKASVWNAEPTGQIDDDISVDSSNNGLGLDSENGTQLTVFFEHPVPMLPNIKLKQTSLDLSGDGTLALSTSFNGQAFAGPVTSDLDLSHTDVTLYWGLPLPLPYVDINFGLTGRMFDGYAEVSNTLSGTERVDLDATVPMVYGAVKVDTPFGVYAQVDVNYIGYSGNTLSDISYGLGYDLPVPIADIGLEAGYRSLSMKTDEDLTDIATDVDVSGLYYGASVSIGF; encoded by the coding sequence ATGAAAAAGACGGCCATTGCAGCCTTTATCGTTGCGCTAGCACCCGTTGCATCCCACGCAGATTTATTGTTCACCGTTGGTGCTAAAGCCAGCGTATGGAACGCCGAACCAACAGGCCAAATTGACGACGACATTTCTGTTGATAGCAGCAATAACGGTTTAGGTCTCGACTCTGAAAATGGCACTCAGTTGACTGTGTTTTTTGAACATCCAGTGCCTATGCTACCGAATATCAAGTTAAAGCAAACCAGCTTAGACCTTTCTGGTGACGGTACTCTTGCTCTTTCTACTAGTTTTAATGGTCAAGCGTTCGCAGGACCTGTAACGAGCGATCTTGATTTGTCCCATACCGACGTAACCCTATACTGGGGCTTGCCGTTGCCACTTCCATACGTCGATATTAACTTTGGTTTAACGGGCCGTATGTTTGATGGTTATGCTGAAGTTAGCAACACACTGTCTGGTACTGAGCGTGTTGATTTAGATGCCACCGTTCCTATGGTTTACGGTGCAGTAAAAGTGGATACGCCTTTTGGTGTTTATGCTCAAGTTGATGTGAATTACATTGGCTACAGCGGTAATACTCTGTCAGATATTTCTTATGGTTTAGGTTACGACCTTCCAGTGCCAATTGCGGATATCGGCCTAGAAGCTGGTTACCGCTCTTTAAGCATGAAAACAGATGAAGATTTAACAGATATCGCGACAGATGTTGATGTGTCTGGTCTTTATTATGGCGCTTCGGTTTCAATCGGTTTTTAA
- the purC gene encoding phosphoribosylaminoimidazolesuccinocarboxamide synthase: MEKRELLYSGKAKSVYTTDDADYMVLEFRNDTSAFDGKKIEQLDRKGMVNNKFNAFIMTKLAEAGIPTHFEKLLSDTDSLVKRLDMIPLECVVRNVAAGSLVRRLGVEEGIDLVPPTFELFLKNDALGDPMVNEYHARSFGWAEEEELNKMKELTFKVNQVLKALFLDGGMLLVDYKLEFGLFKGEVVLGDEFSPDGCRLWDKETREKLDKDRFRQGLGNVIESYEEVGRRIGVQF; encoded by the coding sequence ATGGAAAAGCGCGAATTACTCTACTCAGGTAAAGCAAAATCTGTGTACACCACAGATGATGCGGACTACATGGTACTGGAGTTTCGTAATGACACCTCTGCCTTCGACGGTAAGAAAATCGAACAGCTTGACCGCAAAGGTATGGTGAACAACAAGTTCAACGCCTTCATTATGACCAAGTTGGCAGAAGCGGGTATTCCTACTCACTTTGAAAAACTACTGTCTGATACTGATTCTCTCGTAAAACGTTTGGACATGATTCCTCTAGAGTGTGTTGTACGTAACGTCGCTGCGGGTAGCTTAGTACGTCGATTAGGCGTAGAGGAAGGTATTGATTTAGTGCCACCAACGTTTGAATTGTTCTTAAAGAATGATGCGCTGGGTGATCCTATGGTTAACGAATATCATGCGCGCTCTTTCGGTTGGGCCGAAGAAGAAGAACTCAACAAAATGAAAGAGCTAACCTTTAAAGTGAACCAAGTGTTAAAAGCTTTGTTTCTTGATGGTGGTATGTTGTTGGTCGACTACAAGCTTGAGTTTGGTTTATTCAAAGGTGAAGTGGTGTTGGGTGATGAGTTTTCTCCAGACGGTTGTCGTTTGTGGGATAAAGAAACTCGTGAAAAACTCGACAAAGATCGCTTCCGCCAAGGTTTGGGCAATGTGATTGAATCGTATGAAGAAGTGGGTCGCCGTATCGGTGTTCAGTTCTGA
- a CDS encoding MBL fold metallo-hydrolase yields the protein MKYASLGSGSKGNATIVQQDDVCVLIDCGFSKRSLMQRLLEAGVDPGQLHALFVTHEHGDHARGVVAVCDHLNIPFYASFGTARKMDWVGHDRWRCIRADEAVRVGSLEIIPVVVPHDAQEPLQFVLQNADGHRLGILSDLGSLTPHLVDVYQGCHGLQVEANHDPQLLQTGPYPPSLRARVAGAFGHLSNQQCAEFIRRVNWPGLRHITAGHISEKNNDRYLVSQVLAEAIGCEPHEVTLLEQDMISPWYHLNDQ from the coding sequence GTGAAATACGCATCGTTAGGTAGTGGCAGCAAAGGAAACGCCACGATAGTTCAGCAGGATGATGTGTGCGTACTGATTGACTGTGGCTTTTCTAAGCGCTCGCTGATGCAGCGCTTATTAGAGGCTGGTGTCGATCCAGGTCAGCTGCATGCCTTATTTGTTACTCATGAACACGGTGATCACGCACGCGGGGTTGTTGCTGTTTGTGATCATCTCAATATTCCCTTTTATGCATCCTTTGGTACTGCCCGAAAAATGGACTGGGTTGGACACGACCGTTGGCGGTGCATACGAGCAGATGAAGCGGTTCGTGTTGGTAGCCTAGAAATTATCCCTGTTGTTGTTCCTCATGATGCTCAAGAGCCACTACAATTCGTTTTACAGAATGCAGATGGCCACAGGCTTGGTATACTATCGGACCTCGGCTCGCTGACACCGCATTTAGTCGATGTGTATCAGGGCTGTCATGGCTTACAAGTTGAAGCAAATCACGACCCGCAGCTATTGCAAACAGGGCCATATCCGCCTAGTTTGCGTGCTCGCGTTGCTGGTGCATTTGGTCATCTTAGTAACCAGCAATGCGCAGAATTTATACGACGGGTAAACTGGCCCGGCTTGCGCCACATAACGGCAGGGCATATCAGTGAAAAGAACAATGACCGATATTTGGTAAGCCAAGTATTGGCCGAGGCAATCGGTTGCGAGCCGCACGAAGTGACGTTGCTCGAACAAGATATGATATCCCCGTGGTATCACCTCAATGACCAGTAA
- the bamC gene encoding outer membrane protein assembly factor BamC — MRILFLLVLASLSGCSWMFGDTFRDRTNDYLKAEEAPSTQLPTDMAPLVEDRFAIPDAPQSETLASGEEPKKFKVPKPDPMPDEAAMDDESATLSQYRDDSLNPRLERDGAGSQILRLDSGFANAWSKVADALTETSFKLSDLNRSVGTYYLELPAPVAEDAEKKSWWGRLWSSDEPEFVTYQLKMNRARLGVYLSLLLDTETLADDALTKEVLTEIKTQLTK, encoded by the coding sequence ATGCGAATTCTTTTCCTGCTTGTGCTGGCATCTTTAAGTGGATGCAGCTGGATGTTCGGAGACACTTTTCGTGACCGAACCAACGATTATCTGAAGGCAGAGGAAGCGCCTAGTACTCAGTTACCCACGGACATGGCTCCTTTGGTGGAAGATCGTTTTGCTATTCCTGACGCGCCGCAATCTGAGACGTTAGCGAGTGGCGAAGAGCCGAAAAAGTTTAAGGTGCCAAAGCCGGATCCAATGCCTGATGAAGCAGCGATGGACGATGAGTCGGCGACGTTAAGTCAGTACCGCGATGACAGTTTGAATCCGCGTCTTGAGCGAGACGGTGCTGGCAGCCAAATTTTGCGCTTAGATAGTGGCTTTGCTAACGCATGGTCGAAAGTAGCGGATGCGTTAACAGAAACCTCATTTAAGCTCTCTGATCTCAATCGCAGTGTGGGTACGTACTATCTTGAACTGCCAGCACCTGTTGCCGAAGATGCCGAGAAGAAGAGTTGGTGGGGACGTTTGTGGAGTAGCGACGAGCCAGAGTTTGTGACTTACCAACTGAAGATGAATCGTGCCCGTTTGGGTGTGTATTTATCCCTCTTGTTAGATACCGAAACTTTGGCAGACGATGCTCTGACCAAAGAAGTGCTGACTGAGATTAAAACCCAGCTAACGAAGTGA
- the dapA gene encoding 4-hydroxy-tetrahydrodipicolinate synthase, which produces MITGSIVALVTPMHADGQVDWQSLDRLVDFHINEGTDSIVAMGTTGESATLTTEEHIGVIEAVVKKAAGRRPIIAGTGANNTAEAIELTQEAKRVGADACLLVTPYYNKPPQRGLIKHHEAIAAAVDIPQILYNVPGRTAIDMLPETIAALADVEQIIGVKEATGDLDRARKLIDLVGDRLAVYSGDDETAYELILLGGKGNISVTANVAPRLMHQLCMLALDGKADEAKALNDSLMSLHNAMFVEANPIPVKWALTRMGLMQNGIRLPLVELDERFYPKVELALSALKLI; this is translated from the coding sequence ATGATTACCGGCAGTATTGTTGCGTTGGTTACCCCTATGCATGCCGACGGCCAAGTAGACTGGCAAAGTCTCGATCGCCTGGTGGATTTCCATATAAACGAAGGTACTGATTCCATCGTTGCTATGGGAACTACCGGTGAGTCGGCCACTCTCACAACAGAAGAACACATTGGTGTTATTGAAGCCGTGGTCAAAAAGGCTGCGGGTCGTCGTCCTATCATTGCGGGTACTGGGGCGAACAATACCGCTGAAGCGATTGAGTTGACCCAAGAAGCAAAACGCGTCGGTGCGGATGCTTGCTTGTTGGTGACGCCTTATTACAACAAACCGCCACAGCGTGGTCTGATTAAACACCATGAGGCCATTGCGGCTGCCGTTGATATTCCACAAATTTTGTACAACGTACCTGGCCGCACAGCGATTGATATGCTGCCAGAAACCATTGCCGCGTTAGCGGATGTTGAGCAAATCATCGGAGTTAAAGAAGCGACTGGTGATTTAGACCGTGCGCGTAAGCTGATTGATCTGGTTGGTGACCGCTTGGCGGTATACTCAGGTGATGATGAAACAGCCTACGAACTGATTTTATTGGGTGGTAAGGGGAATATCTCGGTTACTGCCAACGTTGCGCCGCGACTAATGCATCAACTTTGTATGCTGGCATTGGACGGCAAAGCCGATGAAGCGAAAGCACTTAATGATTCATTGATGTCTTTGCATAACGCTATGTTTGTTGAAGCAAATCCAATTCCAGTGAAGTGGGCTTTAACACGCATGGGATTGATGCAAAATGGCATTCGATTGCCTCTTGTTGAATTGGATGAACGTTTTTATCCAAAAGTAGAACTGGCTCTGTCAGCTCTAAAACTGATTTAA
- a CDS encoding AI-2E family transporter, with amino-acid sequence MLKVVRGWIDRYFSDEEALLLLFIIGGLLLLIMALGSVLAPFLTAMVVAYLLQGAMNFFKGLGLGHLSATVVVFLLFLSILLTLLLIILPATWKQTTQFFYELPRMATKGQELMMLLPEKYPDLVTVEQVKLWTQQIRDEIASIGQLALTFSVSGITGVMGLLIYCVLVPILVFFLLKDSTKIVQWCTAFLPTKRNLLNNVWAEMDVQIANYIRGKAVEIIIVGGVSYVAFVIMGINYAALLAIGVGLSVLIPYIGAAVITVPIALVGYVQWGWTNDFIYLLTVYAIIQGLDGNVLVPLLFSEVVNLHPVAIIVAVLVFGGLWGFWGVFFAIPLATLFKAVIRAWPAGTTNAPV; translated from the coding sequence ATGCTGAAGGTCGTTCGCGGCTGGATTGATCGCTATTTCTCTGATGAAGAAGCCTTGTTGTTGCTTTTCATTATCGGCGGTTTGCTGCTCCTAATTATGGCCTTGGGTTCGGTGCTGGCGCCGTTTTTAACGGCGATGGTCGTGGCTTATCTTCTTCAGGGCGCTATGAACTTCTTTAAGGGTCTTGGTCTAGGGCACTTATCGGCCACTGTGGTGGTATTCCTGCTGTTCTTGTCAATTTTGCTGACGCTGCTGTTGATTATTTTGCCCGCCACTTGGAAACAAACGACTCAGTTCTTTTATGAATTGCCGCGCATGGCAACGAAAGGGCAAGAGTTGATGATGTTGTTGCCAGAGAAATATCCTGATTTAGTAACGGTAGAGCAGGTTAAGCTTTGGACGCAGCAAATTCGTGATGAAATAGCTTCGATTGGACAGTTGGCGCTGACCTTCTCGGTATCGGGTATTACTGGTGTTATGGGGCTACTCATATACTGCGTTTTAGTACCGATTTTAGTTTTCTTCTTGCTGAAAGATTCCACCAAAATCGTTCAGTGGTGTACCGCCTTTTTGCCAACCAAGCGCAATTTATTGAATAACGTTTGGGCAGAAATGGATGTGCAAATTGCAAATTACATCCGCGGTAAAGCGGTTGAAATCATTATTGTTGGTGGCGTGAGTTATGTAGCGTTTGTCATTATGGGAATCAACTATGCAGCACTTTTGGCGATTGGCGTCGGCTTGTCGGTATTGATTCCATATATTGGTGCGGCAGTGATCACGGTGCCTATTGCGCTTGTTGGTTATGTGCAGTGGGGGTGGACCAATGATTTTATTTATCTACTCACTGTGTATGCCATCATCCAAGGTTTGGATGGTAACGTGCTAGTGCCTTTGCTATTTTCAGAGGTGGTAAATTTGCATCCGGTCGCGATTATTGTCGCCGTTCTTGTTTTTGGTGGCCTTTGGGGATTCTGGGGTGTCTTTTTTGCCATCCCCCTAGCAACTTTATTCAAAGCGGTGATACGAGCTTGGCCCGCGGGCACAACGAACGCGCCAGTATAG
- a CDS encoding sulfurtransferase TusA family protein, producing the protein MSNSIASAAQLDASELMCPMPLLKTKLALRNLSVGDVLHVIATDSGSWRDIPRFLQLSTHELLAATDVDGRYEFWIKKGA; encoded by the coding sequence GTGTCTAATTCTATCGCGTCTGCTGCTCAATTGGATGCTAGCGAGTTAATGTGTCCTATGCCGTTATTAAAAACAAAGCTGGCTCTGCGTAATCTTTCGGTGGGGGACGTGCTGCATGTCATTGCTACAGATTCTGGCAGTTGGCGTGATATTCCGCGATTCTTGCAGTTGAGTACGCACGAACTATTGGCTGCAACTGATGTTGATGGCCGTTATGAATTTTGGATTAAGAAGGGAGCTTAA
- a CDS encoding M48 family metalloprotease: protein MGSSVSFADSELPALGDRASGYVSMQQEHDLGRLWLRQLRSQVSSLDDPLVLTYFEDLIYRLVPHSELREMDLEFIVVDSPELNAFAVPGGIIGINDGIFLYANDTDELAAVLAHELAHLSQRHFSRQIENAERRDPIALATLLASILLIATNNPDAGFAGLVTSQAASIHNQLAYSRDFEREADRLGMLTLAGAELDPQAMPSMFEAMLNANRYREAPPEFLLTHPITSSRVADAANRAEQYPARPRLASFEFSVLRNDARRRYQLKDSKAEEQFIQELSRTTGVKNAALHYNLANIYLNNRDPDKGLAQIEQIESPWRQHSATIALEARLLALNGNNDQAIKVLNDALRLNPNDRILVKPYAPLLVEAGRATEASQLLRKQTELYPTEPSAWQQLSNVAYKANQPIVAHRALAEYLYFSGQRSNALKQMDVALLEARKRHDFYQEAALKERLKAMTESPTSLQ, encoded by the coding sequence ATGGGTTCCTCTGTCAGTTTTGCCGACAGCGAACTTCCGGCACTAGGCGACCGAGCGTCTGGCTATGTCTCCATGCAACAAGAACACGACCTTGGGCGCTTATGGTTAAGGCAGCTTCGTTCCCAAGTTTCCAGTTTAGACGACCCCTTAGTACTCACCTACTTCGAAGATCTGATATATCGCCTAGTTCCACACAGCGAACTGCGAGAAATGGATTTGGAATTCATTGTCGTCGATAGCCCCGAATTAAACGCCTTCGCTGTGCCTGGTGGCATCATCGGCATTAATGACGGTATCTTTTTGTACGCTAATGACACCGACGAACTTGCCGCGGTGCTTGCACACGAACTGGCTCACTTAAGTCAGCGCCATTTCTCCCGGCAGATCGAAAATGCCGAGCGTCGTGACCCCATCGCTCTAGCAACGCTACTGGCGAGTATTTTATTAATCGCCACCAATAATCCCGATGCAGGCTTTGCCGGATTAGTGACAAGTCAGGCCGCCAGCATACACAACCAGCTAGCGTATAGTCGTGATTTTGAGCGCGAGGCCGATCGCTTAGGTATGCTGACCTTAGCAGGAGCAGAGTTAGATCCTCAAGCAATGCCAAGCATGTTCGAAGCCATGTTGAACGCCAACCGCTACCGCGAAGCCCCGCCCGAGTTTTTACTGACTCACCCAATTACCTCTAGTCGTGTTGCTGATGCTGCCAACCGTGCTGAACAATACCCAGCGAGACCACGCTTAGCCAGCTTCGAATTTAGCGTGTTACGCAATGATGCTCGCCGCCGTTACCAACTAAAAGATAGCAAGGCAGAAGAACAATTTATTCAAGAACTAAGCAGAACAACCGGTGTTAAAAACGCGGCTTTGCATTACAACCTCGCCAATATCTACCTCAACAACCGTGATCCAGACAAGGGCCTAGCTCAGATTGAGCAAATAGAATCCCCTTGGCGCCAACATAGTGCGACCATAGCACTAGAAGCACGCCTGCTCGCACTCAATGGCAATAATGATCAAGCCATCAAAGTATTAAACGATGCTCTGCGCCTGAATCCCAATGATCGAATTTTAGTAAAACCGTATGCACCATTACTGGTGGAGGCTGGGCGCGCAACCGAAGCCAGCCAATTGTTACGTAAGCAAACCGAACTCTACCCAACCGAACCAAGTGCATGGCAGCAGTTGAGTAACGTAGCCTACAAGGCTAATCAACCGATTGTTGCGCATCGCGCTTTGGCTGAATATTTGTACTTTAGCGGGCAACGCAGCAACGCGTTAAAACAAATGGATGTGGCGCTGTTAGAAGCGCGTAAACGTCATGATTTTTATCAGGAGGCAGCGCTCAAAGAACGCTTAAAAGCAATGACCGAGAGTCCCACATCACTGCAATAA
- the nadA gene encoding quinolinate synthase NadA has protein sequence MDPAYRDALIEEIRELLVKEDAVIVAHYYTDPEIQALAEATGGCVSDSLEMARFGAHHPASTLLVAGVRFMGETAKILSPEKRVLMPTLEATCSLDIGCPVEEFSAFCDQHPDRTVVVYANTSAAVKARADWVVTSSIALDVVNHLKDQGEKLIWAPDKHLGDYVARETGADMLLWDSACIVHDEFKARALEDLKRVHANAAILVHPESPKAVVQMADVVGSTSQLIAAAKNLPNDTLIVATDKAIFYKMQQAAPDKLLIEAPTAGNGATCRSCAHCPWMAMNGLENIRDVLKNHDQEIIIEETLRQQAVVSLQRMLQFNPVPVV, from the coding sequence ATGGACCCAGCGTATCGTGACGCCTTAATTGAAGAAATCCGTGAATTGTTAGTAAAAGAAGATGCCGTGATCGTCGCTCATTACTATACAGATCCTGAAATTCAAGCCTTGGCAGAAGCAACTGGTGGTTGCGTATCAGATTCTCTTGAAATGGCACGATTCGGTGCTCATCATCCCGCCAGCACATTGTTGGTTGCTGGTGTGCGTTTTATGGGGGAGACTGCAAAAATTTTAAGCCCAGAGAAGCGCGTATTAATGCCAACTCTTGAGGCTACTTGTTCTCTTGATATTGGCTGTCCGGTTGAGGAATTTTCTGCGTTTTGCGATCAGCACCCAGATCGTACCGTCGTAGTGTATGCCAATACATCGGCAGCAGTGAAAGCGCGTGCTGATTGGGTAGTGACCTCTAGCATTGCATTGGATGTCGTTAATCACCTAAAAGACCAAGGCGAGAAATTAATATGGGCGCCTGATAAACACTTAGGTGATTATGTCGCCCGTGAAACCGGCGCCGATATGTTGCTTTGGGATAGCGCTTGTATTGTACATGACGAATTCAAAGCTAGGGCTTTGGAAGATCTAAAACGCGTTCATGCTAATGCCGCCATTTTAGTTCACCCAGAGTCACCAAAAGCAGTGGTGCAGATGGCCGATGTTGTTGGTTCAACTAGTCAGTTGATTGCCGCAGCTAAGAATCTGCCAAATGACACTTTGATCGTTGCGACTGATAAAGCTATTTTTTATAAAATGCAGCAGGCCGCTCCGGATAAATTGTTAATCGAAGCGCCAACAGCGGGCAATGGAGCAACATGCCGTAGCTGCGCTCATTGTCCTTGGATGGCAATGAACGGTTTAGAAAATATTCGTGATGTATTAAAAAATCACGATCAAGAAATCATTATCGAAGAGACGCTGCGCCAGCAGGCAGTGGTCAGCTTGCAACGTATGTTGCAGTTTAATCCAGTACCTGTGGTCTGA
- the ybgF gene encoding tol-pal system protein YbgF, with protein sequence MNKTVLTLALVAVAAAASADDDWVSVGATRVVAPASSTPVDTTQRNFSPSITQSVAAPAADNTLVSELLTQIEQMQEEIAMLRGRVEEQDNQIQTIQQEQQDRYLDLDRRIAALMVAEPVIDDVPKVVATSGSNVASSTPSVAPGDAYKAAMTLVREKKFSEAGAAFDTFVSQYPSDPLVPNARYWSGEVNLVDGQLDRAAERFRTVIGDFPDSAKAADAAYKLGVTMHRKGDDQQARMWLQQVIDRYAGKADGTVSLAKSYLGKIGQKAP encoded by the coding sequence ATGAATAAAACAGTCCTCACACTGGCGCTGGTCGCTGTTGCGGCCGCCGCAAGCGCTGATGACGACTGGGTTTCAGTTGGTGCTACCCGTGTGGTAGCACCTGCTAGTTCAACCCCTGTCGATACTACTCAAAGAAACTTTTCTCCTTCCATAACTCAATCCGTTGCCGCTCCAGCAGCAGATAACACTCTCGTTTCCGAACTGCTGACTCAAATAGAGCAAATGCAGGAGGAGATCGCGATGTTGCGTGGTCGAGTAGAAGAGCAAGACAATCAAATTCAAACCATTCAGCAAGAGCAGCAAGATCGTTATTTAGATCTTGATCGTCGTATTGCTGCCCTGATGGTTGCAGAACCCGTTATTGACGATGTGCCTAAAGTCGTCGCCACTAGTGGCTCAAATGTCGCGTCCTCAACGCCAAGCGTCGCGCCTGGTGATGCTTACAAGGCTGCGATGACACTGGTGCGTGAAAAGAAGTTCTCAGAGGCTGGTGCTGCGTTTGATACCTTCGTCAGTCAGTATCCTAGCGATCCTTTAGTGCCAAACGCTCGATATTGGTCGGGTGAGGTGAATCTGGTGGATGGCCAACTTGATCGTGCGGCAGAGCGTTTTCGCACCGTGATTGGTGATTTTCCTGATAGTGCCAAGGCGGCTGATGCGGCTTATAAGCTTGGGGTAACGATGCATCGTAAAGGTGATGATCAGCAGGCCCGTATGTGGCTACAGCAAGTGATTGATCGTTATGCTGGAAAAGCTGATGGTACTGTGTCGTTAGCTAAGTCTTATTTAGGTAAAATTGGCCAGAAAGCGCCATAA